CACCCGGAGTGGGCTTCCAGAGCTCTGGCAATTATCGCGGGAATATCCAGGAATTTAATTTTTTCTTTAAGGAACATGTCTACCGCAATTTCATTTGCGGCGTTTAACACGATAGGGTGGCTTTCGCTGGCGGAGAAAGCTTCCGCAGCAAGTTTCAGGCATGGAAAAACATTGGTATCAGGTTTTTCAAATGTCAGAGTTCCTATTTCAGCAAGATTAAGCTGTTTTAATTCAAGCGGAACAGCTTTAGGAAAACAAATGCATGCTGCTATGGGAATCTGCATATCAGGAACACCGAGATGTGCAATCTGGGAGCCGTCTATATATTCAACCAGTGAGTGTATTATACTCTGAGGATGGACGACGACATCAATTTTTTCAGGTGGGAAGCCGTAAAGATGACAGGCCTCTATCACTTCAAGACCTTTATTCATGAGTGTTGCGGAATCAATACTGATTTTTGCGCCCATGTCCCAGTTAGGGTGGGCCAGAGCCTGATCACGGGTCACAGTTTTAAGAAAATCGAGATTTTTACCGCGGAAAGGGCCGCCTGAGGCGGTCAGAATAAGTCTGCTTACATCAATTCCATCATGGGCAAGCAGGCCCTGAAATAAAGCGTTGTGCTCTGAGTCAACCGGAAGAATGAGTGCGCCTGATTTTTTGCAGGCTTCGCGGATTATATGTCCACCAAGTACAAGGGACTCCTTGTTTGCAAGGGCGATAATTTTACCTTTGCGGGCTGCGGCCAGAGTCGGTTCAAAACCG
The window above is part of the Maridesulfovibrio bastinii DSM 16055 genome. Proteins encoded here:
- the dxr gene encoding 1-deoxy-D-xylulose-5-phosphate reductoisomerase, with translation MQTYISSWPASVEAEKFPRTIAVLGSTGSIGTNTLKVIEQHPEMFKVVALAGGRNAKVLAQQAIKHRPTYLGILDDSGAAELKDLLPADYTPEILTGPEAYKTIASLDEVKIVLSSIVGAAGFEPTLAAARKGKIIALANKESLVLGGHIIREACKKSGALILPVDSEHNALFQGLLAHDGIDVSRLILTASGGPFRGKNLDFLKTVTRDQALAHPNWDMGAKISIDSATLMNKGLEVIEACHLYGFPPEKIDVVVHPQSIIHSLVEYIDGSQIAHLGVPDMQIPIAACICFPKAVPLELKQLNLAEIGTLTFEKPDTNVFPCLKLAAEAFSASESHPIVLNAANEIAVDMFLKEKIKFLDIPAIIARALEAHSGCDVSTAESVLELDIKTRRDVTASIA